A single Anopheles maculipalpis chromosome 3RL, idAnoMacuDA_375_x, whole genome shotgun sequence DNA region contains:
- the LOC126562834 gene encoding GTP-binding protein Rit2, producing MAGDFSGCTARKKNRAQSIEYNPVKTDGSGENSKQPTNPLTTRSGLRVYKIVILGDGGVGKSAVTLQFVSHSFLDYHDPTIEDSYQQQAVIDGEAALLDILDTAGQVEFTAMRDQYMRCGEGFIICYSVTDRHSFQEASEYRKLIARVRLTEDIPLVLVANKLDLQSQRKVTTEEGKTLAKQFGCPFYETSAALRHYIDEAFFSLVREIRRKEEQRALNGGSSSEKIHPRRRSRWWRLRSIFALVFRRRRNATGINQ from the exons ATGGCAGGCGACTTTTCAGGCTGCACTGCACGGAAGAAAAATCGGGCCCAATCCATCGAATACAATCCGGTCAAGACGGATGGCAGCGGAGAAAATTCCAAGCAACCGACGAACCCGCTAACCACCCGAAGTGGGCTGCGGGTGTACAAGATAGTCATCCTGGGCGACGGAGGCGTTGGAAAGTCGG CCGTTACGCTCCAGTTCGTGAGCCACAGCTTCCTGGACTATCATGATCCGACGATTGAGGATTCGTACCAGCAGCAGGCCGTTATCGATGGGGAGGCCGCCCTGCTCGACATACTGGACACGGCCGGACAGGTGGAGTTTACGGCCATGCGTGACCAGTACATGCGGTGTGGGGAAGGTTTCATCATCTGCTACTCGGTAACGGATCGGCACAGCTTTCAGGAAGCGTCCGAGTACCGGAAGCTGATCGCACGCGTCCGGCTAACGGAAGACATTCcgctggtgctggtggcgaACAAGCTCGATCTGCAATCGCAGCGGAAGGTAACGACGGAGGAGGGCAAAACGCTGGCAAAACAGTTCGGCTGCCCGTTCTATGAAACGTCCGCCGCCCTGAGACACTACATCGACGAAGCGTTTTTCTCGCTGGTTCGTGAAATAAGGCGAAAGGAGGAACAGCGG GCACTGAACGGTGGATCAAGCTCGGAAAAGATACACCCAAGGCGGCGCAGCCGCTGGTGGCGGTTACGGTCAATATTTGCGCTCGTCTttagacgccgacgaaatgcTACCGGTATCAATCAATAA